The Vicia villosa cultivar HV-30 ecotype Madison, WI linkage group LG1, Vvil1.0, whole genome shotgun sequence genome includes a region encoding these proteins:
- the LOC131603127 gene encoding S-protein homolog 2-like has protein sequence MSPFNQKVVVICMLMLLSMQYVHGVHVNVVNSTGNLFRVHVNVVNSLEDNLDLTLHCKSKDDDLGVHLLHHGEGFSFSFRPAYIIAQTLFFCSFAWKDELHWFDIYIDGDKARADCDNCNWKVFKSGPCRTPEPKSPTPTPICLPWNKSQRV, from the coding sequence ATGTCTCCATTTAACCAAAAAGTTGTGGTGATATGTATGTTGATGCTGTTATCCATGCAGTACGTTCACGGTGTTCATGTGAATGTTGTTAACTCAACTGGAAATCTTTTTAGAGTTCATGTCAATGTTGTTAACTCTTTAGAAGACAATTTAGACTTAACTCTTCATTGTAAATCTAAAGATGACGATCTCGGAGTTCATCTTTTGCATCATGGTGAAGGCTTTAGTTTCAGTTTCCGTCCTGCATATATTATTGCTCAAACATTATTCTTTTGTTCCTTTGCATGGAAGGATGAATTACATTGGTTTGATATATACATAGATGGTGATAAGGCGAGAGCTGATTGTGATAATTGCAATTGGAAAGTATTCAAATCTGGACCATGTAGAACTCCAGAACCAAAGTCGCCTACACCTACACCTATTTGTCTTCCATGGAATAAATCACAAAGAGTGTAG
- the LOC131595887 gene encoding S-protein homolog 29-like encodes MQNVHGVHVNVVNSIDGLFNKIHVNIVNSLEGNLDLNLHCKSKDDDLGDHLLHHGERFSFSFRPKWFAKTLFFCSFVWNGELHWFDIFIDWDMPRADCHSCNWNVYKSGPCRTPELPTDKPICLPWNKPQ; translated from the coding sequence ATGCAGAACGTTCACGGTGTTCATGTGAATGTTGTAAACTCAATTGACGGTCTTTTTAATAAAATTCATGTCAATATTGTTAATTCTTTAGAAGGCAATTTAGATTTAAATCTTCATTGTAAATCTAAAGATGACGATCTTGGAGATCATCTTTTACATCATGGTGAAAGATTTAGTTTTAGTTTCCGTCCTAAATGGTTTGCTAAAACCTTATTCTTTTGTTCCTTTGTATGGAATGGTGAATTACATTGGTTTGATATATTTATAGATTGGGACATGCCGAGAGCAGATTGTCATAGTTGCAATTGGAATGTATACAAATCTGGACCATGTAGAACTCCAGAGTTGCCTACAGATAAACCTATTTGCCTTCCGTGGAATAAGCCACAATGA